One window of Medicago truncatula cultivar Jemalong A17 chromosome 2, MtrunA17r5.0-ANR, whole genome shotgun sequence genomic DNA carries:
- the LOC11409509 gene encoding peroxidase P7 gives MATLIKFFVTLSIFSLLACSTINAQLSPNFYAKTCSNLQTIVRNEMIKVIQKEARMGASILRLFFHDCFVNGCDASILLDDKGTFVGEKNSGPNQGSARGFEVIDTIKTSVETACKATVSCADILALATRDGIALLGGPSWAVPLGRRDARTASQSAANSQIPGPSSDLSTLTRMFQNKSLTLNDLTVLSGAHTIGQTECQFFRNRIHNEANIDRNLATLRKRNCPTSGGDTNLAPFDSVTPTKFDNNYYKDLIANKGLLHSDQVLFNGGGSQISLVRKYSRDGAAFSRDFAAAMVKMSKISPLTGTNGEIRKNCRIVN, from the exons ATGGCCACCTTGATTAAATTCTTTGTTACACTCTCTATATTTTCTCTCTTAGCTTGTTCAACCATTAATGCACAACTTTCTCCGAACTTTTATGCAAAAACTTGCTCTAATCTCCAAACCATTGTGCGCAATGAAATGATCAAAGTTATCCAAAAGGAAGCCCGGATGGGGGCTTCTATACTTCGATTGTTCTTCCATGATTGCTTTGTAAAT GGATGCGATGCATCAATCTTATTGGATGACAAAGGAACATTTGTCGGTGAGAAAAATTCTGGACCTAACCAAGGTTCAGCTAGGGGTTTTGAAGTGATTGATACAATTAAAACCAGTGTTGAAACTGCTTGCAAAGCCACCGTCTCTTGTGCTGATATTCTTGCACTTGCAACTAGAGATGGAATTGCATTG CTTGGAGGACCCTCATGGGCAGTACCACTTGGAAGAAGAGATGCAAGAACAGCAAGTCAAAGTGCAGCAAATAGCCAAATCCCTGGACCATCTTCTGACCTATCGACACTCACTAGAATGTTTCAAAACAAAAGTCTAACATTAAATGACCTTACAGTCCTATCTGGTGCACACACCATAGGGCAAACTGAGTGTCAATTTTTCAGAAATCGCATACACAATGAAGCCAACATTGACAGAAACTTGGCTaccttaagaaaaagaaattgccCTACCTCTGGTGGTGACACCAATTTAGCACCCTTTGATTCTGTCACTCCAACTAAATTTGACAACAATTATTATAAGGACCTTATTGCTAATAAAGGTCTTCTACATTCTGATCAAGTTCTTTTCAATGGTGGTGGTTCTCAAATTTCTTTGGTTAGGAAGTATAGTAGAGATGGTGCTGCTTTTTCTAGAGACTTTGCTGCTGCTATGGTGAAGATGAGTAAAATTAGTCCTCTTACTGGGACTAATGGTGAGATCAGAAAGAATTGCAGGATtgtgaattga
- the LOC11411032 gene encoding peroxidase P7, whose amino-acid sequence MATLNKLFVTLSILSLFACSTNAQLFPNFYGRTCPSLQTIVRREMTKAINNEARIGASILRLFFHDCFVNGCDGSILLDDTSTFTGEKNAGPNKNSARGFEVIDAIKTSVEAACSATVSCADILALATRDGIALLGGPSWIVPLGRRDARTASQSAANTQIPSPASDLSTLTKMFQNKGLTLRDLTVLSGAHTIGQAECQFFRNRIYNETNIDTNFATLRKANCPLSGGDTNLAPLDSVSPVTFDNNYYRDLVANKGLLNSDQALFNGVGSPVSLVRAYSINGFAFRRDFAFAMVKMSRISPLTGTNGEIRKNCRLVN is encoded by the exons aTGGCGACCTTAAACAAATTATTTGTTACACTCtctattctttctctctttgcTTGTTCTACCAATGCACAACTTTTTCCTAACTTCTATGGAAGAACTTGCCCTAGCCTTCAAACCATAGTGCGCAGGGAAATGACCAAAGCTATCAATAATGAAGCTCGGATTGGTGCTTCTATACTTCGTTTGTTCTTCCACGATTGCTTTGTAAAT GGATGTGATGGATCAATCTTATTGGATGACACTTCCACATTTACCGGTGAGAAAAATGCTGGACCTAACAAAAATTCAGCTAGGGGTTTTGAAGTGATTGATGCAATTAAAACTAGTGTTGAAGCTGCTTGCAGTGCCACTGTCTCTTGTGCTGATATTCTTGCACTTGCAACTAGAGATGGAATTGCTCTG CTTGGAGGTCCTTCATGGATAGTACCACTTGGAAGAAGAGATGCAAGAACAGCAAGTCAAAGTGCAGCAAACACCCAAATCCCTTCACCAGCTTCTGACCTATCCACACTCACTAAAATGTTTCAAAACAAAGGTCTAACATTAAGAGACCTTACAGTCCTTTCTGGTGCACACACCATAGGCCAAGCAGAATGTCAATTTTTCCGAAATCGCATATACAATGAAACCAACATCGACACAAACTTTGCAACCTTAAGAAAAGCAAACTGTCCTCTTTCTGGCGGTGACACAAATTTGGCTCCTCTTGATTCTGTCTCTCCTGTTACTTTTGACAACAATTATTATAGGGATCTAGTTGCTAATAAAGGACTTCTTAATTCTGATCAAGCACTTTTCAATGGTGTTGGTTCTCCAGTTTCTTTGGTTAGGGCTTATAGTATAAATGGTTTTGCTTTTAGAAGAGACTTTGCTTTTGCTATGGTGAAGATGAGCAGAATTAGTCCTCTCACAGGGACTAATGGGGAAATTAGAAAGAATTGCAGACTTGTGAATTAA
- the LOC11407145 gene encoding peroxidase P7 has product MATLNKLFVTLSIFSLLACSTNAQLVNNFYGTTCPSLQTIVRREMTKAINNEARIGASILRLFFHDCFVNGCDGSILLDDTSTFTGEKNAGPNKNSARGFEVIDAIKTSVEAACSATVSCADILALATRDGIALLGGPSWVVPLGRRDARTASQSAANSQIPGPSSDLSTLTTMFRNKGLTLNDLTVLSGAHTIGQAECQFFRTRIYNETNIDTNFATLRKSNCPTSGGDINLAPLDSVSPVTFDNNYYNDLVANKGLLHSDQALFNGVGSQVSLVRTYSRNNIAFKRDFAAAMVKMSRISPLTGTNGEIRKNCRLVN; this is encoded by the exons atgGCGACCTTAAACAAACTATTTGTTACACtctctattttttctctcttagcTTGTTCTACCAATGCACAACTTGTTAATAACTTCTATGGTACAACTTGCCCTAGCCTTCAAACCATTGTGCGCAGGGAAATGACCAAAGCTATCAATAATGAAGCTCGAATTGGTGCTTCTATACTTCGTTTGTTCTTCCATGATTGCTTTGTAAAT GGATGTGATGGATCAATCTTATTGGATGACACTTCCACATTTACCGGTGAGAAAAATGCTGGACCTAACAAAAATTCAGCTAGGGGTTTTGAAGTGATTGATGCAATTAAAACTAGTGTTGAAGCTGCTTGCAGTGCCACTGTCTCTTGTGCTGATATTCTTGCACTTGCAACTAGAGATGGAATTGCTCTG ctTGGAGGTCCTTCATGGGTAGTACCACTTGGAAGAAGAGATGCAAGAACAGCAAGTCAAAGTGCAGCAAATAGCCAAATTCCAGGACCATCTTCTGACCTATCCACACTCACTACCATGTTTAGAAACAAAGGTCTAACATTAAATGACCTTACTGTCCTTTCTGGTGCACACACCATAGGTCAAGCAGAATGTCAATTTTTCAGAACTCGTATATACAACGAAACCAACATTGACACAAACTTTGCAACCTTAAGAAAATCAAATTGTCCTACTTCTGGTGGTGACATAAATTTGGCACCTCTTGATTCTGTCTCTCCAGTTACTTTTGACAACaattactataatgaccttgtTGCTAATAAAGGACTTCTTCATTCTGATCAAGCTCTTTTCAATGGTGTTGGTTCTCAAGTTTCTTTGGTTAGGACTTATAGTAGAAATAATATTGCTTTTAAAAGAGACTTTGCAGCTGCTATGGTGAAGATGAGTAGAATTAGTCCTCTAACTGGGACTAATGGGGAGATTAGAAAGAATTGCAGGCTTGTGAACTAA
- the LOC112419444 gene encoding uncharacterized protein, whose translation MCWELLISDKEWANFLRARILKNGKFISYHIYSSLWRSMKSELFISSANSTWLIGDGTFINFWNDSWCGEPLSHQLHLNPHISGHLFAKVCDFIHNGKWEVPQFLLAYFPTLANLVSQVTLPMHPTSDRWIWKHSNNGELSLKEAYVFKAYHSQKVKWSKAIWSYDIPPSKSLVAWRFMHGKTPTDDQLALRGVSLASMCSCYYKAHEIATHLFFHCSFAFNLWSWLASILNMRLQFNTFEDVWQLTNGRWSPQCKVVIQAILVNIFHLIWFVRSQSRFSHKKIHWRVAINLIIANVSMSGNNTSKAACNSIIEFSILKTFNIAIHPPKAPKIIEVLWLPPIFDWIKCNTDGATGCIFRNNEAECMGCFAQNLGLGSSLFAELSGAMQAIEIAHSKGWFNFWLETNFWLNLSL comes from the coding sequence ATGTGTTGGGAGTTGTTGATTTCAGATAAGGAATGGGCCAACTTTCTTAGAGctagaattttgaagaatggtaAGTTTATTTCTTACCATATATATTCCTCTTTGTGGAGGAGTATGAAGTCTGAACTCTTTATTTCTAGTGCTAATTCCACTTGGTTAATTGGTGATGgaacttttattaatttttggaaTGACTCTTGGTGTGGGGAACCTTTATCCCATCAACTTCATCTTAATCCGCATATCTCTGGTCACCTTTTTGCCAAGGTTTGTGATTTCATCCATAATGGTAAATGGGAGGTTCCACAGTTTCTACTAGCTTACTTTCCCACTTTGGCTAATCTTGTGTCTCAAGTAACTCTTCCAATGCATCCGACTTCTGATAGATGGATATGGAAACACTCTAACAATGGCGAATTATCTCTTAAAGAAGCTTATGTGTTCAAAGCCTATCATTCTCAGAAGGTTAAGTGGTCAAAAGCTATTTGGTCTTATGACATTCCTCCCTCTAAATCTTTGGTAGCTTGGAGATTTATGCATGGAAAGACTCCCACCGATGATCAACTTGCTTTGAGGGGAGTGTCTTTAGCCTCTATGTGTAGTTGTTACTATAAGGCTCATGAAATTGCCACCCATCTTTTCTTTCATTGCAGTTTTGCCTTTAATTTATGGAGTTGGCTAGCTTCTATTCTCAATATGAGGCTTCAATTCAACACTTTTGAGGATGTTTGGCAATTGACGAATGGAAGATGGTCCCCGCAGTGCAAAGTTGTTATTCAAGCCATTCTTGTCAATATCTTTCATCTTATTTGGTTTGTGAGGAGTCAATCAAGATTCTCACACAAGAAAATTCACTGGAGAGTTGctattaatttgattattgCTAATGTTTCTATGTCTGGTAACAATACAAGCAAAGCTGCTTGTAATTCTATAATTGAGTTTAGTATTCTTAAAACTTTTAATATTGCTATTCATCCACCTAAGGCCCCAAAGATCATTGAAGTCTTATGGCTTCCACCTATTTTTGACTGGATTAAATGTAACACAGATGGTGCAACCGGTTGTATCTTCAGAAACAACGAAGCTGAATGTATGGGTTGTTTTGCTCAAAACTTGGGTTTAGGATCCTCTTTATTTGCTGAATTATCAGGAGCCATGCAGGCTATTGAGATTGCTCATAGTAAAGGCTGGTTTAATTTTTGGTTAGAGACTAATTTTTGGTTAAATCTATCTCTTTAG
- the LOC112419445 gene encoding uncharacterized protein has protein sequence MSEFQLSNNIFNLADSITNAFCKAEGAAPSPRLIRWNNNNCRCTILNVDGSCLGVPIRAGFGGVFRDNTGTYIAGYSGYISHSQDTLFAELTALYQGLRLAVNLNCEELACYSDSLLAVNLINDDLNHFHVYAVLIQNIKDIMVSRNFNLHHSLREGNQCADFMAKLGASSDVELTLHSSPSEDLLPLLRTDELGVLFMKR, from the coding sequence ATGTCAGAATTCCAGCTCAGTAATAACATCTTCAATTTGGCAGATTCTATCACTAATGCTTTCTGTAAAGCTGAAGGCGCTGCCCCTTCACCTAGGCTGATCCGTTGGAACAATAACAACTGTCGGTGCACTATTTTGAATGTTGATGGCAGCTGTCTCGGTGTTCCCATTCGCGCAGGGTTTGGAGGTGTCTTTCGCGACAACACAGGAACATACATAGCAGGTTATTCGGGCTACATCAGTCATTCTCAGGACACTCTGTTTGCAGAGCTCACAGCTCTTTATCAAGGGTTAAGGTTGGCGGTCAACTTAAATTGTGAGGAATTGGCGTGCTATTCAGACTCCCTTCTTGCAGTCAACCTGATCAATGatgatttaaatcattttcatgTCTATGCTGTTCTCATTCAAAATATCAAAGACATCATGGTTTCTCGTAATTTCAACCTTCATCACTCACTCAGAGAGGGAAATCAGTGTGCAGACTTTATGGCTAAACTTGGAGCATCGAGCGATGTTGAATTGACTCTCCACTCTTCTCCTTCAGAGGACCTGCTGCCTCTGCTTAGGACGGATGAATTAGGAGTTCTCTTTATGAAGCGCTAG